A single region of the Streptomyces virginiae genome encodes:
- a CDS encoding non-ribosomal peptide synthetase — translation MTSHQVGAGTDTDARTGANARYRRPVSPTERLYLAAGDARGAMALRIVVEGEGIPDAQALREAVARAAESCPGSRLVRAGAMWTVGGPPPQVRYDVPRAGAYTDSAPGTVELPAGPSRRTEPPGCEVLIVPGAHGAAGGDGAHGGDPKGTTTLVFSASHALMDGHGALTWVREVFRALRGEPARPALDPDTDAGLLRRLGSTRTRPTPAPPRRSPLGSADGGGHPLRTLWLRRTLPGRRAALTARLAQALADATRLDTRVMVPVDLRRHRPGIAATGNLSLPLFLDLRPGADWTAAHTLLLTALAGNGELAAGFETALAPLPRPVTAALLRTAQAVASRTDRHLASAVVSHLGRLDLADFSGGGFTASTAYALPVHAPMVPLSLVAAETGTATEITLGVRGSGPDLDARAGRLLDTILAGLASEDAVATGPAPRTAHPAAAVPDPADGPDPEVPELTVVDAFRAQAARTPDAPAIDGPEGVVTYAALDRRSDAVAAGLRSRGVGREDLVGLVVDRTPAGVAALWGILKAGAAYVPLDPGHPGARIREILQGSAAGICLTRRHLAEDLAPFVPGTLLAVEDLLDGPAAEADIATDVRPGELAYVIHTSGSTGRPKGVQIEHGSLMGFVRWMTEVCHVTDRTRFGFASSYAFDISCFPLFLPLTAGGTVVLAPGPPSPATLRDLVAGQRADTLALTPSHLALLGAAGGGPTPRLRTLLLGGEALTPTAVRSAHAAFGADCRVINAYGPTEATVAVLAHTVDGAESGATVPIGRPGPYARVDLVTEDGETIGNGPGDTGRTGEIVVRGTQVARGYLGPPDGRPSPFTSGADGLRAYRTGDLGRRLADGSVEFAGRIDEQVKIAGHRVDPAEVVAALEAHPTVHRAVVVPRRRPHSTTAVLCAYVLPAHPGDPEAGGDLGSALRAELARTLPAYLVPVHVVVIDALPSTVSGKTDLAAFPDPFATSAPAAADSATVVGPVTLDARVRHHWAEVLGVDGELLSPDSDFHALGGDSLALVEMLTAVSSDLLTPDQARQFTGRLDCLVRDLTLGQVCEQLTAAREEASA, via the coding sequence ATGACATCCCATCAGGTCGGTGCCGGTACCGACACCGATGCGCGTACCGGTGCGAACGCCCGCTACCGGCGTCCGGTGTCGCCCACCGAACGCCTCTACCTCGCCGCCGGGGACGCCCGCGGGGCCATGGCCCTGCGCATCGTCGTCGAGGGCGAGGGCATACCCGACGCCCAGGCGCTCCGGGAGGCCGTGGCACGGGCCGCCGAATCCTGCCCGGGATCACGGCTCGTACGGGCCGGCGCGATGTGGACCGTCGGGGGGCCGCCGCCGCAGGTGCGGTACGACGTACCGCGCGCCGGGGCGTACACCGACTCGGCACCCGGGACGGTCGAGTTGCCCGCCGGGCCGTCGCGTCGAACGGAGCCGCCGGGCTGCGAGGTACTGATCGTGCCCGGCGCGCACGGCGCGGCCGGCGGGGACGGCGCGCACGGCGGGGACCCGAAGGGGACCACCACCCTCGTCTTCAGCGCCTCGCACGCCCTGATGGACGGCCACGGCGCCCTGACCTGGGTGCGGGAGGTCTTCCGGGCCCTGCGCGGCGAGCCCGCCCGACCCGCCCTCGACCCGGACACCGACGCCGGACTGCTGCGCCGGCTCGGCAGCACCCGCACGCGGCCCACGCCGGCGCCTCCCCGGCGCTCCCCGCTCGGCTCGGCCGACGGCGGCGGCCACCCGCTCCGGACGCTGTGGCTGCGCCGCACCCTGCCCGGCCGTCGTGCCGCGCTCACCGCCCGCCTCGCCCAGGCCCTGGCCGACGCCACCCGGCTCGACACCCGTGTCATGGTCCCCGTCGACCTGCGCCGCCACCGCCCCGGGATCGCGGCCACCGGCAACCTCAGCCTGCCGCTCTTCCTGGACCTCCGCCCCGGGGCGGACTGGACGGCCGCGCACACCCTCCTGCTGACCGCCCTGGCCGGGAACGGCGAACTCGCCGCCGGATTCGAAACGGCCCTCGCGCCGCTGCCCCGGCCCGTGACCGCCGCCCTGCTGCGCACCGCCCAGGCCGTGGCGTCACGTACCGACCGGCACCTCGCCTCGGCCGTCGTCTCCCACCTCGGCCGCCTGGACCTGGCGGACTTCTCCGGCGGCGGCTTCACGGCGTCCACGGCCTACGCACTGCCGGTGCACGCCCCCATGGTTCCGCTCTCCCTGGTGGCTGCCGAGACCGGCACGGCGACCGAGATCACCCTCGGCGTCCGTGGCTCGGGCCCGGACCTCGACGCCCGCGCCGGGCGGCTGCTGGACACGATCCTGGCCGGCCTCGCCTCCGAGGACGCCGTGGCCACGGGCCCCGCACCACGGACCGCGCACCCCGCTGCGGCCGTGCCCGATCCGGCCGATGGTCCGGACCCGGAGGTCCCCGAACTCACCGTCGTGGACGCCTTCCGCGCCCAGGCCGCCCGCACCCCCGACGCGCCCGCGATCGACGGACCCGAGGGCGTGGTCACGTACGCCGCACTCGATCGACGCTCCGACGCCGTCGCGGCCGGGCTCCGCAGCCGCGGCGTGGGACGCGAGGACCTGGTGGGACTGGTCGTCGACCGCACACCCGCCGGAGTGGCCGCCCTCTGGGGCATCCTCAAGGCGGGCGCCGCCTACGTGCCGCTCGACCCCGGCCACCCAGGCGCACGGATCAGGGAGATCCTCCAGGGATCCGCCGCCGGCATCTGCCTGACCCGACGACACCTGGCCGAGGATCTCGCCCCGTTCGTGCCCGGGACCCTGCTCGCCGTCGAGGACCTGCTCGACGGCCCGGCCGCCGAGGCGGACATCGCGACGGACGTGCGGCCCGGGGAGCTCGCGTACGTCATCCACACCTCCGGTTCCACCGGCCGCCCCAAGGGGGTGCAGATCGAGCACGGCAGCCTCATGGGATTCGTCCGCTGGATGACCGAGGTCTGCCACGTCACCGATCGCACGCGCTTCGGGTTCGCCTCCTCCTACGCCTTCGACATCTCGTGCTTCCCCCTCTTCCTGCCGCTGACGGCCGGCGGCACGGTCGTCCTCGCCCCCGGCCCGCCCTCACCCGCCACCCTGCGCGACCTCGTCGCCGGGCAGCGCGCGGACACCCTCGCGCTCACGCCCTCCCACCTCGCCCTGCTCGGCGCCGCGGGCGGCGGCCCCACGCCACGCCTGCGCACCCTGCTGCTGGGCGGCGAAGCCCTCACCCCCACCGCCGTACGGTCCGCGCACGCCGCGTTCGGAGCCGACTGCCGTGTGATCAACGCCTACGGGCCCACCGAGGCGACCGTCGCCGTCCTCGCCCACACCGTGGACGGGGCGGAGAGCGGCGCCACCGTCCCGATCGGCCGGCCCGGCCCGTACGCCCGGGTCGACCTCGTCACCGAGGACGGCGAGACCATCGGCAACGGACCGGGCGACACCGGCCGCACCGGCGAGATCGTCGTCCGAGGTACCCAGGTGGCCCGTGGCTACCTCGGCCCGCCCGACGGCCGCCCCTCGCCCTTCACGAGTGGCGCCGACGGCCTCCGCGCCTACCGCACCGGTGATCTCGGACGCCGACTGGCCGACGGATCGGTCGAGTTCGCCGGGCGCATCGACGAGCAGGTGAAGATCGCCGGGCATCGCGTCGATCCCGCCGAGGTCGTCGCAGCCCTCGAAGCCCACCCGACCGTCCACCGCGCCGTCGTCGTGCCCCGCCGCCGCCCGCACTCCACGACGGCCGTGCTCTGCGCGTACGTACTGCCGGCCCACCCCGGTGATCCCGAGGCGGGCGGGGACCTGGGCAGCGCACTGCGGGCCGAACTGGCCCGGACGCTCCCCGCGTACCTCGTCCCCGTCCATGTCGTCGTGATCGACGCACTGCCCAGCACGGTCAGCGGCAAGACCGATCTGGCCGCCTTCCCCGATCCCTTCGCCACGTCCGCGCCGGCCGCGGCGGACTCCGCGACCGTCGTCGGGCCCGTCACCTTGGACGCGCGGGTCAGGCACCACTGGGCGGAGGTCCTCGGAGTCGACGGCGAACTGCTCTCGCCGGACTCGGACTTCCACGCCCTCGGCGGGGATTCCCTGGCCCTCGTCGAGATGCTCACCGCCGTCTCCTCGGACCTGCTCACCCCCGATCAGGCCCGACAGTTCACCGGCCGGCTCGACTGCCTCGTACGGGACCTGACGCTCGGGCAGGTCTGCGAGCAGCTGACCGCCGCCCGCGAGGAGGCATCGGCATGA
- a CDS encoding formyltransferase family protein, with protein sequence MIFVGEGALLRRAVTHAATHGHPVDLVCSADPSDAAAADAPHLAAADVNAHADTLSRAGTDGIVWSLNNRQIFREPLLRAEGLRIVNIHNGLLPRHRGLPSVAVLFALLNGDTEYGATAHEVDAGIDTGPVLAEHRFPIGPEDRYHQVMLRGIRACHALFERILPAVAAGTAHPVRATAAEPSAYYGLRALDRLATYRDHPAYPRATDLGPFATHAPEVTRALLGPPAPASAS encoded by the coding sequence ATGATCTTCGTCGGAGAAGGAGCCCTGCTCCGCCGCGCCGTCACCCACGCGGCCACCCACGGCCACCCGGTGGACCTGGTCTGCTCCGCCGACCCGTCGGACGCGGCGGCCGCCGACGCGCCCCACCTCGCGGCGGCCGACGTCAACGCCCACGCCGACACGCTCTCCCGGGCCGGCACCGACGGCATCGTGTGGTCCCTCAACAACCGGCAGATCTTTCGCGAACCCCTGCTCCGGGCCGAGGGCCTGCGCATCGTCAACATCCACAACGGGCTGCTGCCACGGCATCGCGGACTACCGTCCGTGGCCGTCCTGTTCGCCCTGCTGAACGGCGACACGGAGTACGGCGCCACCGCCCACGAGGTCGACGCCGGCATCGACACCGGTCCCGTCCTGGCCGAGCACCGGTTCCCCATCGGGCCGGAGGACCGCTACCACCAGGTCATGCTCCGTGGCATCCGCGCCTGCCACGCCCTGTTCGAGCGGATCCTCCCGGCGGTCGCGGCGGGAACCGCCCACCCCGTACGCGCCACGGCGGCGGAACCGTCCGCGTACTACGGCCTGCGCGCGCTGGACCGGCTCGCCACCTACCGGGACCATCCCGCCTACCCGCGCGCCACCGACCTCGGCCCCTTCGCCACCCATGCGCCCGAGGTCACCCGGGCCCTGCTCGGGCCACCCGCACCCGCTTCGGCCTCCTGA
- a CDS encoding NAD(P)H-dependent oxidoreductase: MKTLIVHAHPEPKSLNSSLKDLAVSTLESAGHEVRVSDLYAMNWKAVVDGADYGPHASNPLRVASDSGRAFEAGALTPDVLAEQEKLLWADTIIFQFPLWWYTMPAILKGWVDRVFTYRFAYGVGEHSDTKYGERFGEGTLAGRRALLSVTVGGPRSHYSARGINGPIDDLLFPIHHGILYYPGIEPLPPFVLHGTDRMTAEEYAVAAEAWEQRLLTLGSTEPIGFRRQNFGDYEIPSLHLREGLEPAGRTGFGLHLRG; the protein is encoded by the coding sequence ATGAAGACGCTGATCGTCCACGCCCACCCGGAGCCGAAGTCGCTCAACAGCTCGCTGAAGGACCTCGCGGTGTCCACCTTGGAGAGCGCCGGGCACGAGGTGCGGGTGAGCGATCTGTACGCGATGAACTGGAAGGCGGTCGTGGACGGCGCGGACTACGGCCCCCACGCGTCGAATCCGTTGCGGGTCGCCTCGGACTCGGGCCGGGCCTTCGAGGCCGGCGCACTCACCCCGGACGTCCTCGCCGAGCAGGAGAAACTGCTGTGGGCCGACACGATCATCTTCCAGTTCCCACTGTGGTGGTACACGATGCCCGCGATCCTCAAGGGGTGGGTGGACCGGGTGTTCACCTACCGCTTCGCCTACGGTGTCGGCGAGCACAGTGACACCAAGTACGGCGAGCGCTTCGGCGAAGGCACCCTCGCGGGCCGCAGGGCCCTGCTGTCGGTGACCGTCGGCGGCCCGCGGTCGCACTACTCGGCTCGCGGGATCAACGGCCCCATCGACGACCTGCTGTTCCCGATCCACCACGGCATCCTCTACTACCCGGGCATCGAGCCGCTGCCGCCCTTCGTGCTCCACGGCACCGACCGGATGACCGCCGAGGAGTACGCGGTCGCCGCCGAGGCCTGGGAACAGCGCCTGCTCACCCTCGGGTCGACCGAGCCGATCGGTTTCCGGCGGCAGAACTTCGGTGACTACGAGATCCCCTCCCTGCACCTGAGGGAGGGATTGGAGCCCGCGGGCCGCACAGGCTTCGGACTGCACCTGCGCGGCTGA
- a CDS encoding helix-turn-helix transcriptional regulator yields the protein MDDLAGFLRTRRSRVDPASAGIPTDSRRRVTGLRREEVAHLSGVSVDYYVRLEQGRATQPSEQVLDALAGVLGLDATEREHLCRLARQRRRRAKAPGKGVPPTGGRGRVRPEVLRVLDLVAGAPALVMDHRLDVLAGNRLAGLLHGRPVPGLNTARHIFLEEAERGLYADWEKCTLDVVGHLRLAAGQYPEDPRLASLIGELAMGSERFRRLWARADVRARTHGRKAYRHPLVGLLELHQENFALPGESGMELLVLSAAPGSPAEDGLRLLEGLGADNGGERAVPRRPDTPPVPSSAATGTSM from the coding sequence ATGGACGATCTTGCGGGCTTCCTGCGGACCCGGCGTTCCCGGGTCGACCCGGCGTCCGCCGGTATCCCCACCGACAGCCGCCGCCGGGTGACAGGGCTGCGCCGCGAGGAGGTCGCGCACCTGTCGGGCGTCAGCGTCGACTACTACGTACGGCTGGAGCAGGGCCGCGCCACGCAGCCGTCCGAGCAGGTCCTCGACGCGCTCGCCGGTGTCCTCGGCCTCGACGCGACCGAACGCGAGCACCTCTGCCGGCTCGCGCGGCAGCGTCGCCGCCGCGCGAAGGCGCCGGGCAAGGGGGTGCCCCCGACCGGAGGCCGGGGGAGGGTTCGGCCGGAGGTGCTGCGCGTCCTCGACCTGGTCGCCGGCGCACCCGCGCTGGTCATGGACCATCGCCTCGACGTGCTCGCCGGGAACCGTCTGGCGGGGCTCCTCCACGGTCGGCCGGTGCCGGGCCTGAACACCGCCCGGCACATCTTCCTGGAGGAGGCGGAGCGCGGCCTGTACGCGGACTGGGAGAAGTGCACCCTCGACGTGGTCGGGCATCTACGTCTGGCCGCCGGCCAGTACCCCGAGGATCCCCGACTGGCCTCGCTCATCGGCGAACTGGCGATGGGCAGCGAGCGTTTCCGCCGCCTCTGGGCCCGCGCGGACGTGCGCGCCCGCACCCACGGACGCAAGGCGTACCGGCACCCGTTGGTGGGACTGCTGGAACTGCACCAGGAGAACTTCGCCCTGCCGGGCGAATCGGGCATGGAACTGCTGGTGTTGTCCGCGGCCCCGGGCAGCCCCGCCGAGGACGGTCTGCGTCTGCTCGAAGGCCTGGGTGCGGACAACGGTGGTGAGCGGGCGGTACCGCGCCGCCCCGACACCCCGCCCGTGCCGTCCTCGGCCGCCACCGGCACCTCCATGTGA
- a CDS encoding ferritin-like domain-containing protein: MIKTEYGAWVGEFEAERERRSALGDPDWGKGAQLPADIVRSIQKFQVGEDGDGSALTAKADLAGDPVYSRAVRLFIAEEQNHARMLKLLLAAGGAETLDGHWSDAAFVRVRRLLGLRVELLVLMIAEVVALGYYRALRDGATDPLTTEVAGRILADEERHVPFHCLRLREGLAGLPRPARRAVTAGWRGLLAGAATLVAVDHGPALRTLGVDRRTFVARTVSSSAWMARAIAGGPVPAPAEVGAGV; the protein is encoded by the coding sequence ATGATCAAAACCGAGTACGGGGCATGGGTGGGCGAGTTCGAGGCCGAGCGGGAGCGCCGATCGGCTCTGGGCGATCCCGACTGGGGGAAGGGCGCGCAGCTGCCGGCGGACATCGTCCGCAGCATTCAGAAGTTCCAGGTCGGCGAGGACGGCGACGGCTCCGCACTCACCGCCAAGGCCGACCTCGCGGGCGATCCGGTCTACTCCCGGGCGGTCCGGCTCTTCATCGCCGAGGAACAGAACCACGCGCGCATGTTGAAGCTGCTGCTGGCGGCCGGCGGGGCCGAGACCCTCGACGGGCATTGGAGCGACGCGGCCTTCGTACGGGTCCGGCGGCTGCTCGGACTACGGGTGGAACTGCTGGTGCTGATGATCGCCGAGGTGGTGGCCCTGGGGTACTACCGAGCCCTGCGCGACGGCGCGACCGACCCGCTGACCACCGAGGTCGCGGGCCGGATCCTGGCTGACGAGGAGCGGCACGTCCCCTTCCACTGCCTGCGCCTGCGCGAGGGGCTCGCCGGGCTGCCCCGACCCGCCCGCCGGGCGGTGACGGCCGGGTGGCGCGGACTCCTGGCCGGCGCCGCCACCTTGGTCGCGGTGGACCACGGTCCGGCCCTGCGGACCCTCGGGGTGGACCGCCGCACCTTCGTCGCACGGACCGTGAGCTCCTCCGCATGGATGGCCCGCGCGATCGCGGGTGGCCCGGTCCCCGCACCGGCGGAGGTGGGCGCGGGCGTCTGA
- a CDS encoding DUF6461 domain-containing protein — protein sequence MSSATAADYGWIRSPRSFFAYALEIGYTLTLVRGVSPAQLLHIAGAEPRGVCEDLHAFIGEHNDFLDGFEKWPDAFLAGAFTVPGEGGDWALALDFGGDLGIRPDIMEALSATTRAVSHSSNGGKPMDFFHWYEDGELRTTFEWPADRTGSTPDALNPLMLQVGLDPSGDEDPDVDTKAAVLALTERLTGVRLTEELLATAEYHVGAVPEEPVRHPEHRPPSTGSVTRP from the coding sequence ATGAGTTCCGCCACCGCGGCCGATTACGGCTGGATACGTTCCCCCCGCTCGTTCTTCGCCTACGCACTGGAGATCGGATACACGCTGACGTTGGTGCGGGGAGTCTCACCCGCGCAGTTGCTCCACATCGCGGGGGCCGAGCCGCGCGGTGTGTGCGAGGACCTCCACGCGTTCATCGGGGAACACAATGATTTCCTGGACGGATTCGAGAAGTGGCCCGATGCCTTCCTCGCCGGCGCGTTCACCGTGCCGGGCGAAGGAGGGGACTGGGCGCTCGCCCTGGATTTCGGAGGCGATCTGGGCATTCGCCCGGACATCATGGAAGCGCTCTCCGCCACGACGCGCGCCGTCTCCCACTCCAGCAACGGGGGGAAGCCGATGGACTTCTTCCACTGGTACGAGGACGGCGAGTTGCGGACCACCTTCGAGTGGCCGGCGGACAGGACGGGCAGCACCCCCGACGCGCTCAACCCCTTGATGCTGCAGGTCGGCCTCGACCCGTCCGGGGACGAGGATCCCGATGTCGACACGAAGGCGGCGGTCCTGGCGCTGACCGAGCGCCTCACGGGGGTCAGGCTGACCGAAGAGCTGCTCGCGACGGCCGAATACCACGTGGGAGCAGTCCCGGAGGAGCCTGTCCGGCACCCGGAGCACCGCCCACCGTCGACCGGTTCTGTTACGCGGCCATGA
- a CDS encoding 5'-nucleotidase has product MRYDLSDRLVVGIASSALFDLTDGDAVFREQGEDAYRTYQETHVDELLAKGVAFPFVRRLLSLNDLAEQADPLVEVIILSRNDPVTGMRVMRSIEAHDLPISRAVFRQGRPSHQFMPALNMSLFLSADGPDIRDAVAAGLPAGHVLRTGRVDDESDPELRIAFDFDGVVASDTAERVYQRGGVDEFRAFEVRNAATPHDPGPLRDFLAGINRIQRLEEARRREDRGYRPRLRVSLVTARDAPSHERALVSLKEWGLRVNDAFFLGGIDKAAVMKALDPHIFFDDQVANLNGTAQGTPSVHIPFGAINSPPPEPA; this is encoded by the coding sequence ATGAGGTACGACCTGTCCGATCGCCTGGTGGTGGGGATCGCTTCCAGCGCCCTCTTCGACCTGACCGACGGTGACGCGGTGTTCCGGGAGCAGGGTGAGGACGCCTACCGGACCTACCAGGAGACGCATGTCGATGAACTTCTGGCCAAAGGAGTGGCGTTCCCCTTCGTCAGACGTCTGCTGTCCTTGAACGACCTCGCGGAGCAGGCCGACCCGCTGGTCGAGGTCATCATCCTCTCGCGCAACGATCCGGTCACCGGGATGCGTGTCATGCGTTCGATCGAAGCGCATGACCTGCCGATCAGTCGGGCGGTCTTTCGGCAGGGTCGCCCCTCGCACCAGTTCATGCCCGCGCTCAACATGTCGCTGTTCCTGTCGGCCGACGGCCCCGACATCCGGGACGCGGTCGCGGCCGGGCTGCCCGCGGGACACGTGCTCAGAACGGGGCGGGTCGACGACGAGAGCGACCCTGAACTCCGTATCGCCTTCGACTTCGACGGCGTGGTGGCGAGCGACACGGCCGAGCGGGTCTACCAGCGCGGTGGGGTCGACGAATTCCGTGCCTTCGAGGTCCGCAATGCCGCAACCCCGCACGATCCGGGTCCGCTACGCGACTTCCTGGCCGGCATCAACCGCATCCAGCGCCTGGAGGAAGCGCGGCGCCGCGAGGACCGCGGCTATCGGCCCCGCCTTCGCGTCTCGCTGGTCACCGCTCGGGACGCCCCCTCGCACGAACGCGCCTTGGTGAGCCTCAAGGAGTGGGGGCTGCGGGTCAACGACGCCTTCTTCCTCGGCGGTATCGACAAGGCCGCCGTCATGAAAGCCCTCGACCCGCACATCTTCTTCGACGACCAGGTCGCCAATCTCAACGGCACCGCCCAGGGCACTCCGAGCGTCCACATCCCCTTCGGCGCGATCAACTCGCCGCCTCCGGAGCCGGCCTGA
- a CDS encoding DinB family protein — MIDEFAKDTLHGRLRRDREALLWKLDGLSEYDARRPLTATGTNLLGLVKHVATVEARYFGEVFDRPSPEPLPRWQDSDGSDLWATEDETRDQIIGFYRRTWEHSDATIDALSVDAPGHVPWWPEPHADTNLFAVMVHVLGESVRHAGHADILREGLDGRTGLRPEHEKRIDEDARAAHRAKIERAARSAVHVT, encoded by the coding sequence ATGATCGATGAATTCGCGAAGGACACCCTGCACGGGAGACTGCGGCGGGACCGCGAGGCGCTGCTCTGGAAGCTCGACGGCCTGTCCGAATACGACGCCCGCCGGCCTTTGACGGCGACCGGGACCAACCTCCTCGGCCTGGTCAAACACGTGGCCACCGTCGAGGCCAGGTACTTCGGCGAGGTCTTCGACCGTCCTTCCCCGGAACCGCTGCCCCGGTGGCAGGACTCCGACGGCAGCGACCTGTGGGCGACCGAGGACGAGACCCGTGATCAGATCATCGGGTTCTACCGGCGCACGTGGGAACACTCGGACGCGACGATCGACGCGCTTTCCGTCGACGCCCCCGGCCACGTGCCGTGGTGGCCGGAACCGCATGCCGACACGAACCTGTTCGCCGTCATGGTCCATGTCCTCGGCGAGTCCGTCCGGCACGCCGGGCACGCCGACATCCTGCGCGAGGGCCTCGACGGCCGGACCGGGTTGCGCCCCGAACACGAGAAGCGGATCGACGAGGATGCCCGCGCCGCCCACCGCGCGAAGATCGAGCGGGCCGCCAGGTCGGCCGTACACGTGACCTGA
- a CDS encoding YhgE/Pip domain-containing protein, translating into MPHSTPPSVLRRPQLWIGTGLIAAVVSMLFALLYVGGNVNPKGNLRDLPVALVNTDSGADVGGRHVNMGEQIVAGIQKAAKGDKSIDWQVVSRAEADKRLGRGKVFGALVIPADYSATVAALTAPQPAPQGQAAPPTLTVLTNQAAGSIGSSMSSQAAQKAAHAASAQLGQELLKQAGAQKTPLPTAAQLKLADPVTVTVADGHPVGARSAMGLSAFYYALVLVVCGMLGANVVNSQVDTALGYLHTDFGPVRKREPVQHTSRVRTLTIGIALMLGLSLVMGTLVEVATVGILDMDASHLGLLWLYSVATIAVVGIGSLALFAAFGTPGMLLATIVFVAMAVPSSGATVPVQALPGFFRALSEFEPLRQITEGLRSLLYYGAQADAGLTRAWTSMGVALVAALIFGFAVTRLYDRKGLHRIPHPEAESDAAAPAETAETPETATPATA; encoded by the coding sequence ATGCCTCACTCCACGCCCCCCTCCGTGCTCCGCCGACCCCAGCTGTGGATCGGGACGGGACTCATCGCCGCAGTGGTCTCGATGCTGTTCGCCCTGCTCTACGTGGGTGGCAACGTCAACCCGAAGGGCAACCTGCGCGACCTGCCCGTGGCCCTGGTCAACACCGACAGCGGAGCGGACGTGGGCGGCCGCCACGTCAACATGGGCGAGCAGATCGTCGCCGGCATCCAGAAGGCCGCCAAGGGTGACAAGAGCATCGACTGGCAGGTCGTCAGCCGGGCGGAGGCCGACAAGCGGCTGGGCCGGGGCAAGGTCTTCGGCGCCCTCGTCATACCCGCCGACTACTCCGCGACGGTGGCGGCCCTCACCGCCCCGCAGCCCGCGCCGCAGGGCCAGGCCGCCCCGCCGACCCTGACCGTGCTGACCAACCAGGCGGCCGGCAGCATCGGCTCCTCCATGTCCTCCCAGGCCGCCCAGAAGGCTGCCCACGCCGCCTCCGCCCAGCTCGGCCAGGAGCTCCTCAAGCAGGCCGGCGCCCAGAAGACCCCGCTCCCGACGGCCGCGCAGCTGAAGCTGGCCGACCCGGTGACCGTGACCGTGGCCGACGGACACCCCGTCGGCGCCCGCAGCGCCATGGGGCTGAGCGCCTTCTACTACGCACTGGTCCTGGTCGTCTGCGGCATGCTCGGCGCCAATGTGGTCAACTCCCAGGTCGACACCGCGCTGGGCTACCTGCACACCGACTTCGGCCCCGTCCGCAAGCGCGAACCCGTGCAGCACACCAGCCGCGTCCGCACCCTGACCATCGGCATCGCGCTCATGCTCGGCCTGTCCCTGGTGATGGGCACCCTGGTCGAGGTCGCCACGGTCGGCATCCTCGACATGGACGCCTCCCACCTGGGCCTGCTGTGGCTCTACTCGGTCGCCACCATCGCCGTGGTGGGCATCGGCAGCCTGGCCCTGTTCGCCGCCTTCGGTACGCCCGGCATGCTGCTGGCCACCATCGTCTTCGTCGCGATGGCCGTACCCTCCTCGGGCGCCACCGTGCCCGTCCAGGCGCTGCCCGGGTTCTTCCGCGCCCTCTCCGAGTTCGAGCCGCTGCGCCAGATCACCGAGGGCCTGCGCTCCCTGCTCTACTACGGAGCCCAGGCCGACGCGGGGCTGACCCGGGCCTGGACCTCGATGGGTGTCGCCCTCGTCGCCGCGCTGATCTTCGGCTTCGCCGTCACCCGCCTCTACGACCGCAAGGGGCTGCACCGCATCCCGCACCCCGAGGCCGAGTCCGACGCCGCGGCCCCCGCCGAAACCGCCGAAACCCCCGAGACCGCGACCCCGGCCACGGCCTGA
- a CDS encoding MerR family transcriptional regulator encodes MKISELSRRTGVPVASIKYFLRQGLLPAGRATAATLAEYGEEHAQRLRLIKALTTLGGLSIAATREVLGAVDQAHSSESALGAVSYALPVPVAAQGAAGQEAAPESQAQAAAEETAGAEVAQLLADLDWQAPSTSPHVQGLTVALEELRRLDAQYAPGELAAYAELAQSVARLDLERAAGLDDPVALAERAVIVFAICAPVFELLRRLAQEDQVRRRVSGAGRGGRDDTLP; translated from the coding sequence ATGAAGATCTCGGAGCTCAGCCGGCGGACCGGCGTGCCGGTCGCCAGCATCAAGTACTTCCTGCGGCAGGGACTGCTGCCCGCCGGGCGGGCGACGGCCGCGACCCTGGCCGAGTACGGGGAGGAGCACGCCCAGCGGCTGCGGCTGATCAAGGCGCTGACCACCCTCGGCGGCCTGTCCATCGCCGCGACCCGTGAGGTGCTCGGGGCCGTCGACCAGGCGCACAGTTCCGAGAGCGCCCTCGGAGCGGTCAGCTACGCCCTCCCGGTGCCGGTGGCGGCCCAGGGTGCCGCGGGCCAGGAGGCGGCGCCGGAGTCGCAGGCGCAGGCCGCGGCCGAGGAGACCGCCGGTGCCGAGGTGGCCCAGCTCCTCGCGGACCTGGACTGGCAGGCGCCCAGCACCTCCCCGCACGTGCAGGGGCTGACGGTGGCGCTGGAGGAGTTGCGCCGCCTGGACGCCCAGTACGCCCCGGGCGAGCTCGCCGCCTACGCCGAGCTCGCGCAATCCGTGGCCCGGCTGGACCTGGAACGCGCGGCCGGCCTGGACGACCCGGTGGCTCTGGCCGAGCGGGCCGTCATCGTCTTCGCGATCTGCGCCCCGGTGTTCGAGCTGCTGCGGCGGCTCGCGCAGGAGGATCAGGTCAGGCGCCGGGTCTCCGGCGCCGGCCGCGGCGGGCGGGACGACACGCTTCCGTAG